In Miscanthus floridulus cultivar M001 chromosome 5, ASM1932011v1, whole genome shotgun sequence, one genomic interval encodes:
- the LOC136450134 gene encoding uncharacterized protein isoform X1, with product MASARRPSRLHRPSLMALKHQVSKKHSRSGPSKSSNHPSSRRRLFKEGTGADIADPRRCRRKVLLVLVFVRISATPPQAEDYSLVLSGSTGNQQAIFTHRLPFIIYYLSLIFLNPFRYWRIAVVGKFQKVSSSPSTIKRPWPSLTKGQRSSLVLLI from the exons ATGGCCTCCGCACGTCGGCCTTCACG ACTCCACCGCCCAAGCTTGATGGCCTTGAAACACCAGGTGTCGAAGAAACATTCTAGAAG TGGCCCATCCAAGAGCAGCAACCATCCTTCCTCTCGCCGTAGGCTTTTCAAAGAGGGTACTGGTGCTGACATTGCTGATCCAAGACGGTGCAGGCGCAAG GTTCTGCTGGTGCTAGTGTTCGTAAGGATTTCAGCTACACCGCCCCAAGCAGAAGACTACTCATTAGTGCTTTCTGGGAGTACAGGCAATCAACAAGCAATATTTACTCATCGCCTACCTTTCATCATTTATTATTTGTCTCTTATTTTCTTAAATCCTTTTAGATATTGGAGGATTGCAGTTGTGGGCAAATTTCAAAAAGTGAGCAGCTCACCTTCTACCATCAAAAGACCATGGCCGAGTCTTACCAAG GGCCAAAGGAGCTCACTGGTGCTGTTGATTTGA
- the LOC136450134 gene encoding uncharacterized protein isoform X2 encodes MALKHQVSKKHSRSGPSKSSNHPSSRRRLFKEGTGADIADPRRCRRKVLLVLVFVRISATPPQAEDYSLVLSGSTGNQQAIFTHRLPFIIYYLSLIFLNPFRYWRIAVVGKFQKVSSSPSTIKRPWPSLTKGQRSSLVLLI; translated from the exons ATGGCCTTGAAACACCAGGTGTCGAAGAAACATTCTAGAAG TGGCCCATCCAAGAGCAGCAACCATCCTTCCTCTCGCCGTAGGCTTTTCAAAGAGGGTACTGGTGCTGACATTGCTGATCCAAGACGGTGCAGGCGCAAG GTTCTGCTGGTGCTAGTGTTCGTAAGGATTTCAGCTACACCGCCCCAAGCAGAAGACTACTCATTAGTGCTTTCTGGGAGTACAGGCAATCAACAAGCAATATTTACTCATCGCCTACCTTTCATCATTTATTATTTGTCTCTTATTTTCTTAAATCCTTTTAGATATTGGAGGATTGCAGTTGTGGGCAAATTTCAAAAAGTGAGCAGCTCACCTTCTACCATCAAAAGACCATGGCCGAGTCTTACCAAG GGCCAAAGGAGCTCACTGGTGCTGTTGATTTGA
- the LOC136450134 gene encoding uncharacterized protein isoform X3, with amino-acid sequence MLCLGIFFGVINAKPLARDLFMACVRHSKHQELKDFSLSIGILQVGCKISPGMADLVNKLKAWNVDVFLVSGSFRQMIKAKLLPNGQDNVNVSFCKLIDLDYGFRRNN; translated from the exons ATGCTGTGCCTTGGAATTTTTTTCGGTGTTATAAATGCAAAGCCTTTGGCTAGAGATTTGTTTATGGCATGTGTAAG ACATTCTAAGCATCAAGAACTGAAGGACTTCTCTTTATCGATTGGGATACTTCAGGTCGGTTGCAA AATTTCTCCTGGAATGGCTGATTTGGTTAATAAGCTAAAAGCTTGGAATGTTGATGTATTCCTTGTGTCAGGAAGCTTCCGACAAATGATCAAG GCAAAGCTATTGCCAAATGGACAGGATAATGTCAATGTTTCGTTCTGTAAATTGATTGATCTGGACTATGGATTTCGCAGGAACAACTAA
- the LOC136450134 gene encoding uncharacterized protein isoform X5 — translation MLCLGIFFGVINAKPLARDLFMACVRHSKHQELKDFSLSIGILQVGCKISPGMADLVNKLKAWNVDVFLVSGSFRQMIKEQLNMSYS, via the exons ATGCTGTGCCTTGGAATTTTTTTCGGTGTTATAAATGCAAAGCCTTTGGCTAGAGATTTGTTTATGGCATGTGTAAG ACATTCTAAGCATCAAGAACTGAAGGACTTCTCTTTATCGATTGGGATACTTCAGGTCGGTTGCAA AATTTCTCCTGGAATGGCTGATTTGGTTAATAAGCTAAAAGCTTGGAATGTTGATGTATTCCTTGTGTCAGGAAGCTTCCGACAAATGATCAAG GAACAACTAAACATGTCTTATTCTTAG
- the LOC136450134 gene encoding uncharacterized protein isoform X4 has product MASARRPSRLHRPSLMALKHQVSKKHSRSGPSKSSNHPSSRRRLFKEGTGADIADPRRCRRKVLLVLVFVRISATPPQAEDYSLVLSGSTDIGGLQLWANFKK; this is encoded by the exons ATGGCCTCCGCACGTCGGCCTTCACG ACTCCACCGCCCAAGCTTGATGGCCTTGAAACACCAGGTGTCGAAGAAACATTCTAGAAG TGGCCCATCCAAGAGCAGCAACCATCCTTCCTCTCGCCGTAGGCTTTTCAAAGAGGGTACTGGTGCTGACATTGCTGATCCAAGACGGTGCAGGCGCAAG GTTCTGCTGGTGCTAGTGTTCGTAAGGATTTCAGCTACACCGCCCCAAGCAGAAGACTACTCATTAGTGCTTTCTGGGAGTACAG ATATTGGAGGATTGCAGTTGTGGGCAAATTTCAAAAAGTGA